Proteins encoded in a region of the Bicyclus anynana chromosome 9, ilBicAnyn1.1, whole genome shotgun sequence genome:
- the LOC112043907 gene encoding tyrosine-protein kinase transmembrane receptor Ror — MYYFCLGVLFIVQSSCSSLLLKTDSLSLVKSNSTSEQKVWNIKLDINFAKTLPSSLRKAPGADVRFKCEAIMNFTKVESYTKNKEGVETSLKEFPPDHIQQALMKNVKVYWLKDNNILTEAAKVKISTKIDKTNGTIGTYLKLKELTVNDGGNYTCVIKQNYEKRMTTKLIVDNNNLDAFENPTFTPMFPSSNENELVLNIRTTPNLISEGMTVDNVNTATSKNTSSLQKLQPICQEYIGKVCSSHLKGQFVYIPYDTSQEALEDKLLKAFQVTKYSNDISSHCEQYAQPSLCYSTFPICRNPDLTNENFFKETKEVFKILQEADQLPEKTDLSVDILKNIPQDLKSRLRLNKNVTDPLNFRYNSTVLRRVCKQDCEILENELCQTEYAIAKRHPHIGQQLTLEECQDLPEVDPDCLKIGLGTQMVSDDECYWENGSGYLGRVNVSSNGMPCIEWSKQLYVKGSDYPELTGRHSYCRNPGGIKSQPWCIIDNDGKTAQLCDIPKCAHKIWIYIVAVFLVISLITAGVIISFFHKCKNKGNAATIRDINLPNADKNIYGNSRLNSPIEMNELLTNQNSGSQPHLTINTSRGNGVLRIPQYSLSQIKFLEVLGEGAFGKVYKGALKKNSETQYVAVKALKENASAKTKADFRREIDLISELTHENIVCIVGVALREEPLCMLFEFMARGDLHEFLMGRAPPSGKGLPSMRLLNIAENIASGMQYLASHHYVHRDLAARNCLVSDDFIVKISDFGLSRDIYSSDYYRVQSKSLLPVRWMPPESILYGKFTTESDIWSYGVVLWEVYSYGLQPYYGYSNQEVISMVRGGELLAAPSGCPAPVHALMKECWQHTPQRRPNFEVIVNRIQEWIQMGGCPEVAASESGSSCGHRPTTSNKEFQERVPLLPPHCSSSNGSLATGSLKKFSVAGSSSKADDSFSTCSEVPPLAPKTKKYSSGSLIDTDKIGTRETVVRIPNRHYGNEI, encoded by the exons ATGTATTACTTTTGTTTAGGTGTTTTGTTCATCGTACAATCAAGCTGCTCATCGCTTTTACTGAAAACTGATTCGTTGTCACTGGTAAAATCAAATTCGACATCTGAACAAAAGGTATGGAACATAAAACTTGATATTAATTTTGCCAAAACGCTTCCTTCATCGTTAAGAAAGGCTCCAGGAGCTGACGTTCGATTTAAATGTGAGGCCATAATGAATTTCACTAAAGTCGAAAGCTATACGAAAAATAAAGAAGGCGTCGAGACATCTTTGAAAGAATTCCCTCCAGATCACATACAGCAAGCCTTAATGAAAAATGTGAAAGTTTATTGGTTAaaagacaataatattttgaCGGAGGCGGCCAAGGTAAAAATCTCAACAAAAATTGATAAAACAAATGGCACCATTGGCActtacctaaaattaaaagaattaacTGTAAACGATGGAGGCAATTACACCtgtgttataaaacaaaattacgaaAAAAGAATGACAACAAAACTTATTGTTGACAATAATAATTTGGATGCTTTTGAGAACCCAACATTCACACCCATGTTTCCAAGTAGTAATGAAAACGAATTGGTATTAAACATCAGAACAACACCAAACTTAATATCGGAAGGTATGACAGTGGATAATGTTAATACTGCAACGTCAAAGAATACATCCTCTCTGCAAAAGTTGCAACCTATATGCCAAGAGTATATTGGCAAAGTTTGCAGCTCTCATCTCAAGGGGCAGTTTGTTTATATCCCGTATGATACATCACAAGAGGCCCTTGAAGATAAACTCCTAAAAGCTTTCCAAGTCACAAAGTATTCCAACGATATAAGCTCTCATTGTGAACAATACGCCCAACCTAGTCTCTGCTACTCCACATTTCCTATTTGCAGAAATCCAGACCTAAccaatgaaaacttttttaaagaaactaaagaagtttttaaaattctccaGGAAGCTGACCAATTACCTGAAAAAACTGATTTATCTGTTGACATACTCAAAAACATACCCCAAGATCTTAAATCTCGTTTAAGATTAAACAAAAATGTGACAGATCCATTAAATTTTCGTTACAATTCAACAGTACTGAGACGGGTGTGTAAACAAGATTGTGAAATATTAGAAAATGAACTCTGTCAAACGGAATATGCTATTGCCAAACGACATCCACACATTGGTCAGCAATTAACTTTGGAAGAGTGCCAAGATTTGCCTGAAGTTGACCCTGACTGTCTCAAGATCGGGCTAGGTACACAAATGGTCTCAGATGATGAATGTTACTGGGAGAACGGCAGTGGGTATCTGGGCAGGGTCAATGTGTCCAGTAATGGGATGCCATGCATCGAATGGTCCAAGCAGTTGTACGTTAAGGGGTCTGATTATCCAGAATTAACCGGCAGACATAGCTACTGCAGAAACCCTGGTGGAATCAAGTCACAGCCTTGGTGTATCATAGACAATGATGGGAAAACTGCTCAGCTGTGTGACATTCCAAAATGTGCTCACAAAATTTGGATATACATTGTGGCCGTTTTTCTTGTCATATCCCTAATCACTGCTGGTGTcataatttctttctttcataaatgtaaaaataaaggtAATGCAGCTACAATCCGAGATATCAATCTACCTAATGCTGATAAAAATATCTATGGTAATTCTAGGCTTAATTCACCAATTGAAATGAATGAACTGTTGACCAATCAGAACAGTGGTAGCCAGCCACATTTGACAATAAATACATCTCGCGGCAACGGAGTGTTGCGCATACCACAGTACTCTTTGTCACAGATTAAATTTTTGGAGGTGTTAGGTGAAGGAGCTTTTGGCAAAGTTTACAAAGGGGCATTAAAAAAGAACAGCGAAACTCAATATGTGGCCGTAAAAGCTTTAAAAGAGAATGCATCTGCAAAAACTAAAGCCGATTTTAGAAGAGAAATTGATTTGATATCAGAATTGACACATGAGAACATAGTGTGCATAGTTGGAGTAGCTCTCAGAGAAGAACCCTTGTGCATGTTGTTTGAGTTTATGGCTCGAGGAGATCTGCATGAATTTTTGATGGGCCGCGCCCCACCCTCGGGCAAGGGTTTGCCCTCAATGAGGCTCTTAAACATTGCAGAAAATATTGCATCAGGGATGCAATATTTAGCCTCACATCATTATGTGCACAGGGATTTGGCTGCAAGGAATTGTTTAGTATCTGATGACTTCATTGTAAAAATATCAGATTTTGGTCTCTCTAGGGATATTTATAGCTCGGACTACTACAGA GTGCAATCTAAAAGCTTATTGCCAGTGAGATGGATGCCCCCAGAATCTATACTGTATGGAAAATTCACCACTGAAAGTGATATTTGGTCATATGGAGTTGTATTGTGGGAGGTTTATAGCTATGGATTACAACCATATTATGg GTATAGCAACCAGGAGGTAATATCGATGGTGCGCGGCGGGGAGCTGCTGGCGGCGCCCAGCGGCTGCCCCGCGCCCGTGCACGCGCTCATGAAGGAGTGCTGGCAGCACACGCCGCAGAGACGACCTAACTTTGAAGTCATTGTTAACAG GATACAAGAGTGGATCCAAATGGGGGGTTGTCCTGAGGTCGCCGCGTCCGAGTCGGGCAGCAGCTGTGGCCATCGACCCACCACATCAAACAAGGAATTCCAGGAAAGAGTACCACTTTTACCCCCACATTGTTCCTCCTCCAACGGCTCCCTTGCCACCGGCAGTTTGAAGAAATTCAGCGTCGCAGGGTCCAGTTCCAAAGCGGACGACAGTTTCTCCACCTGTAGTGAAGTTCCCCCTTTAGCGCccaaaaccaaaaaatatagTTCTGGTTCACTCATAGACACCGACAAAATTGGCACCAGAGAAACAGTCGTCAGAATACCCAACAGGCATTACGGCAATGAAATATAA